From the genome of Vicinamibacterales bacterium:
CTGCGTATCGCCGAGACCGAGTCGATCCCACCACTGCTCGAGCATCTGTGTGTTGCCGGCACGCACGCCGTCGCGCGTCACGTCCGGCGGCGGCGGCACCAGCGCCGAGAGCCGGTCGTAGACGCGGTCACACGCCGGACCGTCGACGCGCCGCAGCAGGTGCCAGAGGGTCAACGCATCGCGCGGCCGCGACGACGAAATTGCGGCGTCGATCGCGGCATCCCGCGCGGCGCCGCGGTCGCCGAAATCGATGGTCTCGATCGCGGCACGAAGTGCGGCGGGCGCGTCTTCGAAATACGGCGTCCCGGGACCGCGCCCGGCGCGCGTTCTGCACATCGCGCCTGCGGGAATCAGGGCCTGACGGTCGCGCATCTGGAAACCGACCCAGCCTGTGGTCACGCGGAGCGTGCCCTCGCCGCGCCCGTCGACGTCCAGCGTGTACGCGCAGCCGAGATCGACGGCCAGCGACGAACGCGTTTCGACGAAGAACTGACCGGGATCCGCCCAGATGAATGCGGAGATCGCACCGCTGTGCAAGCGGAAGCGATAGTGCCCGCTGGAGGCCGGGACGAGGCTGACGTCGGTAGACGGGCCGACATCGATATGGCCCACCGGGCCAAGCTCCAGCGAAACGCGGCCGGTGACGCCGGTACGGAGCAGCTGCCCGACAGACAGCGTGCTGTGCTCGTCGATCGACCGCGAAGCAATCGACGCAGGTCCCTCCACCTCAACGACGGACCACGAGGGCGCGTTCGCCGGCGCCGGGTGCGCGAGCCAACGCGGTGCAACGGCCAGCACGAGCGCCGCCGCGGCCGCGAGCGGGAGGATGACGTAGGAAGCGGGACCGCGCCGGCCAGGAGCCGGCGCCACGAGCGCGGGCGGCAGGCTCGTCGGGTGCCGCTGGCCAAGCGGCGCCAGCAGCCGCTCCAGCGCGGCGATCTCCTCGTCGGGCGGTCCGGAGCGATCCCACAGGTAGTCATCGGACACGGGCGCTTCTCCCTTCGAGCCGCTCGCGCAACTGCTTCATGCCGCGGTGCAGGTTGACCCGCACCGACGCCGGCGTGAGCCCGGTCGCCGCGGCAATCTCCGGACCGGTCATTCCTTCGATCAGCCGCAGCGCGAGCGTTTCTCGATACGCGTCGGGCAGCGTCTGCAGCGTCCGCAGCACGGTTTGCGCATCCAGGCGTGCGGCGCCGTCGGTCGACACGTCCGGCGTATCGTCGAGCGGCTCGGTGGCGCGGACCTGGCGCAGATAGTCGACGCCGCGGTTACGGGCGATCGCCGCGAGCCAGCCGCCAAAGGCCGTCGGCTCGCGCAGCCCCCGGATCTGCCGCATCGCTTGAAGGAACACGTCCTGGACCAGGTCGTCGACATCGCCCCTCGGAACTCGTGCGATCAGGATGCCGTGCACCATCCGGGAATAGCGCCCGTAGAGCTCGGCGAATGCGTCGCGATCGCCGGTGCGGGCCGCCTCGACCAGGCGGCCGATCTCGTCCACCGACTCGGCGGCTTCTCGAAGGGCACGGCCGTCGGCCATCAGGGGCAGGGCATCCGGGTGGAGGGCTGCTGTCGTCACGACCGCTGCTCGCCTTCTAAAGACGTCGCGGACCGAAGAGTGTTAACACAACCGCGCCGATCTTGAGGCGGAAGAGGCGGCAGAGGGGGATCCGGCAGACACGAAACCGCCGGCTCGGAACGAGGACGGAACGCAAAGCACCCTGCGAAAGTGCTGACGTGTGAATCGATGGACGACACCGGGGAATTCCGGCGCCGCTCCTGCGATCCGTCCTCGATCCGAGCCGGCGGTTTGGGACGGCGGATCCGTGCGGATCCGCCGGGATGGGGTTATTAGGCCAGGACCTTGAGGACGACGCGGCGGTTCTGGGCGCGGCCGGCCTTGGTCTTGTTCGGCGCGATCGGCTTCTCTTCGCCGTAGCTGATCACGTTCATCTTGTGGAGCGGAATCTGCTGGCTCTCGTAGAGATAGC
Proteins encoded in this window:
- a CDS encoding sigma-70 family RNA polymerase sigma factor encodes the protein MTTAALHPDALPLMADGRALREAAESVDEIGRLVEAARTGDRDAFAELYGRYSRMVHGILIARVPRGDVDDLVQDVFLQAMRQIRGLREPTAFGGWLAAIARNRGVDYLRQVRATEPLDDTPDVSTDGAARLDAQTVLRTLQTLPDAYRETLALRLIEGMTGPEIAAATGLTPASVRVNLHRGMKQLRERLEGRSARVR